Below is a window of Streptomyces sp. ITFR-16 DNA.
TCCCATATTTTACGTAAAGAGCACTGTGGGAACCCTGGGCAGTTGTGACAGACCCGCTCTTGCGAACGCTTCGCAACAAGGCCCTATCCTTGAGAGGTTCACGACCCCGCGCAGCAACGCAGGAACGCAGGAAGCGGAGCCTCCCCCATGCATGTACCCGACGGATTCATCAACGCACCCGTCTCCGCCGTCGCAGGCGTCGTCGCCGCCGGTGCCGTCGCCGTCAGCCTGAAGGGGGCCCGCCGCGAGCTGGACGAGCGCACCGCGCCGCTGGCCGGGCTCGTCGCCGCCTTCATCTTCGCCGTGCAGATGCTGAACTTCCCCGTCGCCGCCGGCACCAGCGGCCATCTGCTGGGCGGGGCGCTGGCCGCCATCCTGGTCGGGCCGTACACCGGCATCCTCTGCATATCCGTCGTCCTGCTGATGCAGGGCATCCTCTTCGCCGACGGCGGGCTCACCGCGCTCGGCGTGAACGTCCTCGACATGGGCATCGTGACCACGGTCGTCGCCTACGCCCTCTTCCGAGGCCTGGTCGGCGTGCTGCCGCGCACCCGCCGCTCGATGACCGCCGCGTCCTTCGTCGCCGCGCTCGTCTCCGTACCGGCCGCCGCCTGCGCCTTCACGCTGATGTACTGGATCGGCGGCACCACCGACATCCCGATCGGCAAGGTCTTCACCGCGATGGTCGGGGTCCACGTCCTGATCGGCATCGGCGAGGCCGCGATCACCGCGCTGACCGTCGGCGCCGTCATCGCCGTCCGCCCGGACCTGGTGCACGGTGCCCGGGGCCTCACCGCCCCGCTCAAGCTGCGCGTCAACGGCGAGCTGGTCGACGCCCCGGCCGCCGCCCCCGAGCCCGCGCCGGCCGCGCACCGGCCCACCCGGGGCCTGTGGGCCACCGGCCTGGTCACCGCCCTCGTGCTGGCCGGCTTCGTCTCCTTCTACGCCTCCGCCGACCCGGACGGCCTGGAGAAGGTCGCCACCGACCAGGGCATCGACAAGGAGGCCAAGGAGCACGCGGCCAAGGACTCC
It encodes the following:
- a CDS encoding energy-coupling factor ABC transporter permease, with product MHVPDGFINAPVSAVAGVVAAGAVAVSLKGARRELDERTAPLAGLVAAFIFAVQMLNFPVAAGTSGHLLGGALAAILVGPYTGILCISVVLLMQGILFADGGLTALGVNVLDMGIVTTVVAYALFRGLVGVLPRTRRSMTAASFVAALVSVPAAACAFTLMYWIGGTTDIPIGKVFTAMVGVHVLIGIGEAAITALTVGAVIAVRPDLVHGARGLTAPLKLRVNGELVDAPAAAPEPAPAAHRPTRGLWATGLVTALVLAGFVSFYASADPDGLEKVATDQGIDKEAKEHAAKDSPLADYGVKDVSNARLSGGLAGVIGVGATLVAGSGAFYVVTRRRRAKDEQAGSDVRTDEKV